The window TTGAGCCTAGTAGATATAGTGCCTGTCTTATTTTTAACACTGTCAGTTCCTGGCCTCCTATGTTTGTAACTTTGGCGGGTCATAAAAGGaaacatgcaatataatttCCGCGTACTTACACATATCTAGATTTAAAGGTTTtcaggtaaaaaatatataaggcCAATTAACAAGTTGATAGGAAATTTCAGTGGCGCCTGTTATAGCTCCTTTTGAATTCGACGAATCAGTATTTTTTGGAGAGGGAGTTCAAGTGATGTGCCATGTTCCAAAAGGAGACAAACCTTTGAATTTCAAGTGGAGTTTTAGTGGAGGAGATGTGAGTTTACTGCCTGGATTGAACATCATGAACGTTGGGGACATGGGTTCAGCTCTCATAATACCCTCGGTGACTGCCAGGCATGCTGGCAATTACACATGCACTGCCTCCAACATTGTCGCCAGGGCTAGCCACTACGCCACGCTAAATGTCAAGGGTATACGTTCAAAGTGCATAATCTATGCTTTTCATGTTCTATCCTATCCCACATAAACTCTCTAATATAGGTAGTAGTGGTAACACAGTTCTCTTCGTAAACTTACATGTATATTATTGGTTATTTCTTCCAGTGGCACCTATAATATCCCCCTTTGAATTCGATGACGCTGTGTTTTACGGGGAAAGTATACAAGTCATGTGCCACATACCAAAAGGCGACATGCCCTTAAACTTAACATGGTACTTTCGTGACCTACCGTTGAAATCCAGTGACACTGTAACAATAACTAAAGTAGGAGAGAGAAGTTCAATATTGGTTATACCAGCAGCGACAGAGAAACACTCCGGAAATTACACGTGCACCGCTTCCAACACTGTAGCCAGCACCAACCACACAGCCATACTAAACGTTCAGGGTACACTTATTATTTGTGTATTGTCATTGTTCTTTAGTTAATTTCTTTGTACTTACCCTTACCAGTTCCTCCGCACATCGTCCCATTTGAAGCCGAAGAACAGATTTTTGCCGGTGAATCTGTACAATTGACATGTCACGTATCGAAGGGCGACACGCCTCTTACTATTACATGGAGTTTTCATGGGGAAGAGTTATCTTCACATCAAGGAATTACAACAACGAAGATTGGCGAACGAACGTCACTGTTGACTTTATCAGCTGCAACAGCGAGCCACAGTGGCGAATATTCGTGTCACGCTGCTAATCATGCCGGTTTGGCCGTGCACTCGGCCACGGTCAACGTCCATGGTAGCCCACTCAATCCGTTCACTATCCTTGCCTCTAACGCACGCTGCACGCTTGcctcaataataaatatagcCTTCTGAATTAACAGTATTACCGTACATCGTACCCTTCGAAGCGGACGAGTCAGTATTTGCTGGGGAATCGGTCCAACTTAACTGTCATGTATCGAAGGGTGACTTGcctcttgatatcaagtggcacTTCCATGGCTATGAAAATTCTTCGTCGCACCTCGGCATCATGACAACCAAAATGACATCGCGAACCTCATTTTTATCGATCGCTGCGGCTACTGCCAGTCATAGCGGCAATTATACCTGCGTAGCTGCCAACAGCGCCGGCTCTACTAATCATTCCACTGTCCTTAATGTTCATGGTCAGTTTCATTTACTCATGGTATCATAGTTATCATCGTATGTTATGTTCATTTGATGGCGATTCGATGCTGACAGACGTGTTAATAGAATCTGCATGAATTCTGTTTAATACTTCTATGGGCAGCGTACGCTTTACCTTTTGTTTGATCATCTCTTTATTTACCTTTCATAACgcatactttattttatacagtTACACCGAACATTCTACCTTTCGACGTCGATCAAGCCTTGTTTTCGGGAGAGTCAGTGCAGATGATGTGTCACATCTCCAAAGGAGATACCCCTTTAGAAGTGCATTGGGAATTTAATGGAAAGCCTCTCTCAATGAAGTTAGGAATGTTCTCAAAGGTGGGCGACCGGTCGTCCGTGCTGATGCTCCCCTCCGTCACGGGCGCGAACACTGGCAATTACACGTGCATAGCCAAAAATCCTGCTGGAATAGCTTCATACACAACAATACTCAAAATTATTGGTACCTGAACCCTACCTAGGCTTGTTAACCGTTTTTCGTTTTTATTctttacctattttattaattgatttatttttcttggGATTCAAGTTGTTCCGCACATTATCCCGTTCGAAGTCGAAGAGTCTATATTTGCTGGGGAGTCTGTACATCTCACATGTCATGTATCGAAAGGAGATAGACCACTACAAATTTCTTGGAGTTTTCAAGGAAGCGATATACCTTATCACAATAATATGGGTATAACAACTACTAAGCTAGGAGACAAAGCTTCTGTGCTGAGTATTCCGACCGCGATGGGCCATCACAGCGGCAACTACACGTGTACGGCCAGTAACCGCGCCGGTCGTGCGCACCACTCGGCGCTCGTCAATATACATGGTACTCGATGTCGCCCCTCCCCTGTTTGACTTTGTCGAAACATTCGTCTAGATATTGCACGTTTAGATATTAATCTTagaatttattattcttttcctCTGATCAGTTCCTCCTCATATACTACCGTTCGAGATTGAGTCCATATACTACGGAGAATCAGTGCAAATGGTTTGTCACGCCAGTAAAGGTGATCGACCAATGAGCATCAGTTGGACTATTGAAGGACGAGATTTATCTACACTTAAGGATATAAAAACTGTGAAAATGGCCGAGCAAACGTCTTTTCTATCAATTGCTTCTGTTACTGGATCCCACAGCGGAAATTATACGTGTATCGCAAGAAACAAAGCCGGCGAAGACAGATATTCTACCTACCTTCACGTTAAGGGTACTCTTAGTTAGATATCGCAGCATGCTTTAAATACTTTACTaacattgtaaaatatttctttgcTCAGTCGTCCCCCACATCAAACCCTTTGAATTGGATGAAGCCGTTTTTGCGGGAGAATCAGTGCATCTCGACTGCCACGTTTCGAAAGGCGACACCCCATTGAATATCACATGGAGTTTTCAAAGTCAACCCGTCACACGTAGGATGGGATTGAAGACAACAACATTAAGCGAACGAGTCTCCGTACTAGACATTCCGAACGCTATGGGTCCTAACAGTGGCAACTACACATGCACAGCGACCAACAAAGCGGGCACGACGAGTCATACAGCCATCCTCAACGTGATCGGTATCAAAACCTAATAATACCTCGGGTGATGCTTGCTTTCTGTTCAGTTCCTCCTGTGGTCCAACCCTTCTCGTTCGGGGAAGTCGCAATGAATTCTGGACAAGTCGTAACGGCCCCTTGCTCGGTTATTGAGGGTGACCACCCTCTGCAACTGCGGTGGCTTTTTGACAACGAACCTATCAAACCGAGATCTGGAGTCACCGTATTTCATATTGGAGAAAGAAGCGCAATACTTAGTATCGGTTCAGTATCACATAATCACGCGGGAAATTACAGTTGTGTAGCTGAAAACGAAGCCGGAACAGATTCTCATTCATCAACTTTGATTATCAATGGTTAATTTCCTCTATATTCTTGTTCTTTACgaatagatttttattattattatcatttcattGATTAATTCTGTTAAGTTAATTATAACACTATCCATTGTGGACATATTCCAGTCCCTCCCAACATATTGCCGTTCACTTTTGGCGAGAAACCCGCTAACGTTGGAGAGTATTTGCAAGCAGCGTGTACAGTTAATCTAGGCGATCTCCCTGTCACTATCACTTGGAGGTTCAATGGCCAACTTATATCTCAACGCAATCATCATTATGTCATAACAAATTCAAAGCGAAGTAGTCTACTAATAATAGAATCTGTAGACGCAAAACACGCTGGTTCCTACACATGTATCGGAGAAAATCGCGCAGGGCATACATCGTATTCAGCAGACTTAATTGTATACGGTTAGTCGTTTGAACATGGtagaatcattattattttgtgacCTAGTTAATGTTTGTTTCAGTTACTCCTAAAATAGCACCTTTTGTTGCCGGACCGGAACCGGCCTTTCTTGGCGATTACTTTGCACTCCAATGCATAATAACGCACGGGGATCAACCGGTGCGCATAGAGTGGACAGTTAATAATCGATCGGCTAATTCTCTTCCTGGAACTCGTATCAGTAATGTCGACAGAAGAAGTAGTGTGCTAACGATAGAATCAGTCGATGCGAAACACGCAGGCCTTTATAATTGTACAGCAACTAATGCAGCGGGCGTGGCTTCCCACACCACCGAATTAGTCGTCAAGGGTgcgaaaaacaaattaattcaaTTTTAGCTTCTGTCCTCCTCTGCTCCACTTTATTTTCcatacatttaattaattataggaTTTTTATTGTCCCAGTTCCGCCGGTAATTGTGCCATTCAATTTCGGTGAGGTGCCATCCAATCCTGGTGATACAGCGGTAGTGAACTGTGTCGTTACTAAGGGCGACCTGCCTCTCGATATATCGTGGACATTCAGCAGCGAAACAATAGACTCAAGTCAGCACCGTGACATCACGACGACACCACTAGGCACACGTGCCTCCGTGCTCACCATCAATTCAGTGAGCGCAAACCACCAGGGGAACTACACATGCATCGTGCAGAACACAGCAGGCCGTGTCGAACATGTGGCTACTCTTGTCGTAAATGGCACGTCTTAATTACAATATTACAATCTCATTACAATGGGGACTAACAACACAGGATCGCACCTTTAAGGGACCAATCCGTCCACAGTCACTCTATATCTCATATTTGACACCAGTTGCTAACATTGCCTGCTACAAAAATGATCTAACACAATTTTCTATTGTTTCCAGTACTGCCTCGCATAGTTCCCTTTTCGTTCGAGACCCCGCTCTTTGCGGGTCAGGCGACTCAAGTCACTTGTTTAGTCTCAGAAGGCGATCAGCCTCTCGATATTCACTGGTACTTTGAAGGGCAGCCTTTAAAGGAAAAAGCCGGGATAACGGCTACTAAGATAGGGCAGAGAGCTTCATTGCTTCTGATCGATCCTGCGGGCTGGTCGCACAGCGGGGCGTACGCGTGTCTCGCGCGCAACAAAGCCGGCTTGTCCAACTATACCGCCTCTCTCGAAGTCCACGGTACATCTTCATCGTTGTGTACCCTCACTCCCAGCACGGATGAGCTTTGCCTAGATTCATTATTGTACGCTTAATTACTATTTTGACTGGTTTTAATTCTAAGGCTCAAATCGTCCATCTGACAATATTATGATCAGACATTAATTAAACTTCACcgttgtaaatataaaaatgataGACACGTTTAAGATCAGTCTTCGATTGTCGATTATAGGGACCGGCTGCGGCTATCATCGACGAAACCTTTTCTTTTCCTTCCTTGCATATTCTTACCTTTCCTTCCTTTTCCTAAGGATCCCGtctttattttatgttgatTCATTAATTTGCATTCTGTGCCTTTTGGGTTTTAGTGCTTATGAGCTTGGCTTACTAACATGCCTGTTGGAATAATAATGATGCCTCTTAATTTActactaaatataatattttagtcCTGTGGAGAACTTTGGCAATTATTTCAACAGGTTTCCTGCTTTGTGTTGCATTATCATATGCTTTTTATGTCATATTATTTCATCTCTCTTTATTAATTATGTTGTAGTTTGCAAATATATTAATTTCGTCATCTGTACTTAACGTGATACGAAAGCTTCTATAGCAACAGCTTTGCCGATACcttaattattgttaaataaataatatttaagtataaaaaaaaaacaaataattagatTAATCGGAGTGCCAAGGTCAATAGCCAAGTTATATAGGAGCTTTTTGATTACGTAGTACAACAAAAACAAATTGAATATGACATTCTATACGATACTTATAGTTTTTGTTTCTGTAAATGTTAAAAGTTAGTAAAATGTTTTGCAGTGGCTGTGTTTAGAAGATTTACGTCAAATTCAATTTGTTTACTGCAAATTATAAATGTTtcaatgatgatgaaatatttattgaattaattaaaatctTGCCAAGTTTGATAGTTAACTTGTTAGCACATTTTATTCGAACTCAAATTCTACTAAACGATATcaatataaagattttattaaaaaacagaAAGAAATATTGTCTATCACTACTTTCAATTAAGATTAATTAAATgcaataattaataaacaatataTAGCATAATAAAAAGTTCATAAAGTTAAAGTTTAAAGAAAAATCtttgctttttaaaataatgccattttatttttgaagttcAGCAGTTCTAACCATTTGGTGAAATTTTTAGTGCCCCCGCGCTGGATTCTTGAGCCCACTGATAAAGCTTTTGCCCAAGGCTCAGATGCTAAGGTTGAATGTAAGGCTGATGGCTTCCCCAAGCCCCAAGTGACATGGAAGAGGGCTGAAGGTAATAATCTCATTTGAATTAAAACCCATATTTTTGCTACTGAAATAGTATGACCTTTACACTAAGTTTATTCTTGTTTTAGGGGATACGCCTGGCGATTACAAAGACCTTAAACCAAATAACCCTAACGTTAAAGTTGAAGATGGAACTCTATCTATTTCTAATATACAAAAGACGAATGAGGGTTATTATCTTTGTGAAGCTGTTAATGGAATCGGTTCAGGACTATCTGCCGTTATTCTTATCAGCGTTCAGGGTGAGTTAAATTCggttaaaattctaaaacatgctAATAACGGAAAGAATTGTGAATAACGTAAAATATTTTCAGCTCCTCCGCAATTCGAAATCAAAATGAGGAATCAAACAGCCCGCCGAAGCGAACCAGCTGTACTGCAGTGCCAAGCCAAAGGTGAAAAGGTAAAATGATATACCCGTATGATTATATTTCACTCTTGCACATtggaatagaataaaaaataatactgcgtatggaaaggtaattctccgccccgcatcaATTCGTATCAGGTGTCAAGATAGACTTACCTAAACCGCCTCTCAGTCTTACTTATGTCTAAATAGCCGAAAATAATGGGACTGACTGTCTTGCTTGTCTTGCACTTACGCGACAAGGAGGCAAACAACATGTatgaatgatatttttgtatggagagaCCGGGGTATGGCATTGGTTTGACATTATAATGAGCATTTTGAAAACATCTTTACAGCCCATTGGAATTATCTGGAACATGAATAACAAACGACTCGAACCCAAATCCGACCCACGCTACACAATCCGTGAAGAAATATTGCCTGGAGGAGTTGTGTCTGACCTCAGCATCAGAAGAACTGAAAGGTCTGATAGCGCTCTCTTCACTTGTGTTGCCACCAACGCCTTTGGATCTGATGATACTAGCATCAACATGATTGTACAAGGTAAACTTTGAAAAACTATTACAGCAGCGTTTTTGTCTGAAGACAGCTACatatcacatacctacctatgaCTAATGCAATACATGATTTCCTTGATTGATTGAAGATAAAAAGTTAACatcaagtattttaaattttcagAGGTTCCCGAAGCTCCTTACGGTTTAAAGGTCTTAGATAAATCTGGCAGGACTGTTCAGCTTTCATGGGCTGCTCCTTACGATGGCAACTCGCCTATCAAGAAGTTCCTAATTGAGTACAAGCGCGCTAAAGGCAGCTGGGAAAAGGATATTGATAGGTAATCAACTAACATCGTTATTAGATTATTGTAgtaaattacaattaaattaactttACAGCAGTAATGCAAGTATATATTTCTTTGCAGAGTTCTTGTGCCTGGAGATGCGGCCGAAGCCGGAGTATTCAGTCTGCGTCCCGCTACCGCCTATCATATCAGGATTGTTGCTGAAAATGAACTGGGTACATCGGAACCCTCTGAAACCGTCACTATTATCACTGCTGAAGAAGCTCCCACTGGCCCACCCCAAGACGTTAAGGTTGATGCTGCAGACAAACATACCCTCAGAGTCACCTGGAAGCCACCCCCACCACAAGACTGGAACGGCGAACTGCAAgggtaaatatttttaatccaTATGTTACTTTAGAGATTACACTCTAGCGCttattgacttttattatttttttacagataCTATGTTGGATATAAACTGGCGTCAAGTAACAAATCTTTCGTTTTCGAAACTGTTGATATTTCCAAGGAATCTGGCAAGGAACACCATCTTGATATCATGAATCTGAAGTAAGGCTTTCTTCGttaagattttatttaatttgtgcTTTCTTTGGAACagttaaatacctactttttttCTAGGACGTACACCCAATACTCAGTTGTAGTTCAAGCATTCAACAAGATGGGCTCTGGCCCAGTTTCTCAGGAAATCAAGGCGTACACTGCTGAAGGCGCCCCATCTGCCCCGCCCCAGGATGTTCTCTGCACTACCCTCACAGCTCAAACCATTCGTGTTTCCTGGATTTCGCCTCCTCTTGCATCAGCTAATGGATTGATCAAGGCTTACAAAGTTGTCTATGGCCCTAGCGACACCTGGTATGGTGAGTACAAACCTAACTCTGTAAAAATCCAAAACATGTCAGTCAAGATGAAACCTAACCTCATATTAATGTTTTAGACGAGAAGACCAAAGACACCAAGATCACGGCCAGTAGCGAAACTATTCTGCACGGCTTGAAGAAGTACACTAATTATTCAATGGAAGTACTGGCAACAACTAACGGAGGTGACGGTGTACGATCTGCTCCTATTCATTGCCAGACTGAACAAGATGGTAAGTtagaatttaaaacaaaacgCAATAGGTATAAAACcctttgaaaaaataattaaataattataaaattatttttaattatttacagttccCGAAGCTCCTCGAGCGGTAAAAGCCCTTGTTATGGGAGCTGATTCCATCCTTGTTTCTTGGAGACCACCAGCGCAGCCAAACGGAGTTGTCACTCACTACAACGTTTACACGCAAGCCCAGAATGCTGAGCCCCACCCTAACAAGGTACATACACACAGTCAatgacaaatacaaaacaaaaaaaaaacatttatattacgAAATCACATTTACAGGTACCAGCTTCTCAAACCAGTTACTCGGCTACTGACCTGAAACCCGGACGATATGATTTCTGGGTCACCGCTTCTACGATTATTGGTGAAGGTCAACCGTCAGCTACCGCATCCTGTAGCCCTAGCGATAAAGGTAATAAGCATTCTTGTTTAAGTCTTATTTGATTCTTTCTCGGTTACAAAGTTTGGAGTCAACTACAATGTCTACTTTCCTATCTCTTTCAGTTCCTGCAAAAATTGCGTCATTCGACGAATCGTTTACTGCCACGTACAAAGAAGATGTCAAACTGCCTTGCCTTGCTGTTGGTGTGCCTCCTCCTAACATTTTATGGAAGGTAAAATGTTGTCCCGATATCCAATATTCTTGAAAAAGTCTGTTCGAACAATAACGAATCTAACAATCGTTTGAATTTCTAGGTTAAGGGCCAGCCGTTAGAAGCGTCAGAGCGCGTTCGTCAACTACCTGAAGGATCTCTGCAAATCGCTGGAGTTGCCCGCGAAGATGCCGGAGAATACTCATGCCATGTGGACAACCAATTCGGCACTGACACTGTTACTCACACGCTTTCCGTTTTGGGTATGCCCACTTATATTAACAAACTTATAATATTCCACAACTCGTAACCCTTAGCAATCGAATAACCACGTAATAGTTGTCATATCTGGTGAATTAAAATAATGCTTAACAACTACTGCTTAAGTGACTATATCGAAGAGCCGACAGATGCATATGCATGGTCTAAACGAATGTCACTATTGCTAGACAAGTGTCCGAACGCTAAGACAGTTTATCGCAATCATGAGATTAAGCAAAATCAATTATCATATTTAAAAACCTACCTTGAATTTTCCAGCTCCTCCTTTCCCCCCGCAACTAAGCATCGCGTCGTCTTCGGTATCGTCTCTGACTCTCCGCCTGAAGCCTTCAGACAACGCCGACCAGTCCCCTGCCGCCGGTTACACCATCCACTACAAACAAGAATTCGGCGATTGGGAAACTGTTCaggtcaaaatatttttatgtcgtcTTCGACATAAACTTGAATCTGTGCCTGtgaattattttaattgtatttacgTAGAATCTGTAGCTTCTTCTCCTTTAATGGAATATCTtctttgatttattttaatatcatcagactaaacaatttaaattaatatctccATTTCAGATTCCAAGCAACACCGACACGTACACTTTGGAGAACCTGTTCTGCGGCTCTAGATATCAACTATACGTTACGGCTTATAACAGGttaatattggtgctgattcctgtaaacaccatctaataagaaaattacaggtgtcTGCAAGATACGGGGCCATTGTCAAAATTACGACAAATAAAAGTCTAAAACTTGTACTAGATTTCTAAATTTTAACAAACCTCTTCTAATCCAGCATTGGCACTGGCGAAGCGTCTGACGTGGTCATCGCTCGTACCCGAGGCTCCAAGCCGCCGGTACCCCGCGCCGCTGACTTCATTGAAGTAGGAAGCTCTTCCGTCACCCTGCATCTAAAACAATGGCTCGACGGTGGTTGCCCTATGAGCCATTTCGTCGTTGAAAACAAGAAGAAGTAAGTGTTTATTATGATTATCGTGTCCGTTttttctacataacataacagatacttccacacacaggaaatacaaagtacaataggcgaccttattgctaagtagcaatctcttctagGCAAACTTTGAGTACCTACAGCCACCCAGCCAGCAAGTCTATCTACAACAAGtgactgttatttttttaaatttagatttaGCTAATTGTGGTTATTTGTTTCTAGGGGTGCAGCTGAGTGGAATCAGATCTCAAACGCTGTGAAACCAGGAGGCAACTTCGTAGTACTCGGTATGTGACGCGCTGCAATATTTTTGCGCATAAATGccaaattaaaaccaaaaatgACACTTATTCGTGATGATTTCAGACCTGGAACCCGCTACTTGGTATGTCTTGAGGATCACTGCACACAATAACGCCGGCTTCAATGTTGCTGAATACGAATTCGCTACTCTCACTATGACTGGTGGTAAGTAAAGATACATTTATTctgaaatatgttttttaaatatattaagaaaattaatataatgAGCAATAACTAACTGGGTTTCGcgcaaaaaaatatacctgAAATGCATCGCCTTTTATAAGTTCTTTAATTCCGTTACTCCTTTCAATAATGTGCGATTGCATTTCAGGTACTATTGCACCCGCAAGGGAGGTCGGCGACGGCTCTCTGACCACCGAACAGACGCTCAAGATTATCCTGTCGCACCTTAACCTTATCGTCCCTGTGATCGCTGCCATCCTCGTCATTATCATCGCTATCGTGGTCGTGTGCGTGGTGCGAGGCACGAGGGACCCCCACAAAGGTATCTCTATTGTGTTATAGGAACCGTTGCTCCCCTGCCCGGCAACGCGTACGAAGGCAAAGAACTACCTCCTTGGGTAAAGGCTTGGTTGGAACCCGAAGTATTAGTACCGATCTTGGCAACGATCGTGGTGTTCATCGTGGGAGTGGTGGTGATCTGCCTGACCCTTGCGCGTAGGAATACGCCCCACCGTCTGCGAGGTCAGAAGGACGTGTACTGTATGTATGGTGGCATGGCACACCGCTTTATGTCTTATTTTATTCTACATTCGTCCTTCAAAACTTGTTTTTAACTTCTTAGATGTccttaaacaaatatatttttttataactcaTTTAAACGGAGTCCCATCATCCGCATGTGAATATATCCATTGTTAACGTTACATgttctaattttatattaatttgtgTCAAAAttcattgtttatattttttgcaaaacCATTTAGCTGTCTGTCTCTGTAATCAACTTAATCTGAATCTGTATATAATGTATAAATCAAATAACAGACTATGAGCGAGACTTCATCATGTTTACACTTGGTCATATAGATGATGCAGTGTACAACGCCTCACAAGCGGCTTTGGGCGGCGGCAATGGAACCTTGGACAAACGTGGTGGACTGCGTGACGAACTTGGCTACATCGCACCCCCCAACCGCAAGCTGCCCCCCGTACCCGGCTCCAACTACAACACATGTGACCGAGTGAAGCGACAGGCTGTCATCAGTACGTACTATACAACGTAACAGCACAACACGAAGCCTAAAGAGCTTCACAGACGACTATGCAATTTGGTTCTAATTTCGCTACTGCGCCCAAATTATGGAAAAATTGGAAAATCATGTATCTATGGCATAATCATTCGAAGCTTCACTATCATTATTGTTTTAAACAATTCTTCAAATCAGGTCCGAATTGCAAGATCGTGTAGAAGACGCAAAGGCACATATTCGACTGATCACTCTAAACTCTTGCAAGTTTACTCTCACGCACCCAAAATGGAACGATTAGGCAACATTTTAGCACCATTTCTATCTCCTCTAGCTTTACGTTGTGCACGGCCTAAGCTATTTTTACCTTTATACCTAATTTTCCtttcaatgaggataaaaactagaaccTCAAATATAGGCGGCAACACTgtcgagtgttcctaaatttttacagttctccatactgtccagctagaattcgtgataaattgctataaaatatgGAGCACCGtgaagtgtatcccgtctgaagcatgggttacgaaaaagaaaagcaagcTGTTcaaagttttgattgaaaataagattTTCTAAATTTTCTTATTTCCGATCTTTAGAACagtatgattttgcagttaaacgcgtcgcaaagggttatagtgtaaaaatataaccaaaacaatataagtATGTTTGTTTTCTCAAATagtaaactgtcaaaatttaagaacactcaacagtagcgacacctgatgggagaaataggcagtttttatcctcatttgtAGATATTGTAATTTGAAGGTGAAGGCTATTTATGCGGTCAGTGGTTGTGGTGGGTTTAATTCTCACAGTAAAGACTAAAACGTTATTTTCAAATGTCTTTAGTTTCAGTCCCAGTTGTCCTTTAATTACGTCCAATTATCCGTGTATGCTTTTTGTTTAAACAGGCATATTCAGTGTTATCAAGATGTATGCTTATGTCTGGTTAAACAATGTATGTCAAATCCTTATTATGGTTTAGGTGTGCAACCACTAGGATGTTATCTCACTGATAGGACAGCTGAATTAAGATTAAAGGAATATCAATTACGACTGAACTTTGACTTAGTTCAGGCTGTTTGTCACGACCAGTTCAGATATAGTCACTGAGCTTTAAGCGAGTTTTAAGCGAtctttaaatgatttttaagaTTACTCATGTTACATTTTTTGGCACATGGCCATAATTGGAACTAACGTCGCATCAAATCAATAGTTGATGTGAGATGATGTCTAGAGTGGTTAGGCTATGTGCGTAGCGCATGCGTAAAGCAGTAGTGTGGTTCAGTGGGCGCGCACTCAACGTGGGACCCGCGCAGGCATCACTACGAGCGCGTGCGCCGACCGCGGTTGCCCATGCGCCGTACTGGATCCGGCGAGACCATATCCACAGGTAAAATGCTTGCTGCGCTTGCTTCAGTAACTTGACTAGAAATGGATAGACTACTTAAAGTTCTcattaatatataaaagaagTAGGAATAATAGCTGAGCAACGTTAATCAAATATCCAGTTAACTTCGTTAAT is drawn from Pectinophora gossypiella chromosome 7, ilPecGoss1.1, whole genome shotgun sequence and contains these coding sequences:
- the LOC126367980 gene encoding Down syndrome cell adhesion molecule-like protein Dscam2 isoform X2 produces the protein MAMFTGFTALVVLIACGSVLCEDETIGPIFIKEPPNRVDFSNTTGAVVECAARGSPAPDVIWVRADGTAVGDVPGLRQVLPNGNLVFPPFRAEDYRQEVHAQVYACLARNPVGTIHSRDVNVRAVVTQAYTVNLMEESVLRGNAAILKCHISTFVTEYVSVSSWIISEGDKVELEIIAEENRDLDGKYLVLPSGELHIRDVGPEDGYKSYQCRTKHRLTGETRLSATKGRLVITEPTNKIAPRSDKSKKFEGGEIFLVSRDDTVYLTCDVSAYPAPMFRWYKFIDGTTRKQPVTLNDRVKQVSGTLIIKEAKVEDSGKYLCVVNNSVGGESVETVLTVTAPLKATVEPATQTVDFGRPAVFTCRYEGNPVKTITWLKDGKDMKHHDSTLRIESVKKEDKGMYQCFIRNDQESAGASAELKLGGRFEPPQIRHSFGEQTLRSGPSLRLKCVASGNPTPDIAWLLDGEKLTSGERLQIGQFVTAEGNVESHLNISSVHTNDGGLYSCIASSKVGSASHSSRVNVYGLPYVRPMKKRPVVAGDTLIAHCPVAGYPIDSIVWERDGRVLPINRKQKVFPNGTLVIENVERMSDQATYTCVAKNSQGYSARGTLELQVMVAPQVQPFDFGEEILNAGDTVSLTCTVGKGDLPLKIHWQLNDKNLNSGNGVFINRNGKRISVLSIENVQHEHIGNYTCIAENDAGTTSHSAILNVNVPPRWILEPTDKAFAQGSDAKVECKADGFPKPQVTWKRAEGDTPGDYKDLKPNNPNVKVEDGTLSISNIQKTNEGYYLCEAVNGIGSGLSAVILISVQAPPQFEIKMRNQTARRSEPAVLQCQAKGEKPIGIIWNMNNKRLEPKSDPRYTIREEILPGGVVSDLSIRRTERSDSALFTCVATNAFGSDDTSINMIVQEVPEAPYGLKVLDKSGRTVQLSWAAPYDGNSPIKKFLIEYKRAKGSWEKDIDRVLVPGDAAEAGVFSLRPATAYHIRIVAENELGTSEPSETVTIITAEEAPTGPPQDVKVDAADKHTLRVTWKPPPPQDWNGELQGYYVGYKLASSNKSFVFETVDISKESGKEHHLDIMNLKTYTQYSVVVQAFNKMGSGPVSQEIKAYTAEGAPSAPPQDVLCTTLTAQTIRVSWISPPLASANGLIKAYKVVYGPSDTWYDEKTKDTKITASSETILHGLKKYTNYSMEVLATTNGGDGVRSAPIHCQTEQDVPEAPRAVKALVMGADSILVSWRPPAQPNGVVTHYNVYTQAQNAEPHPNKVPASQTSYSATDLKPGRYDFWVTASTIIGEGQPSATASCSPSDKVPAKIASFDESFTATYKEDVKLPCLAVGVPPPNILWKVKGQPLEASERVRQLPEGSLQIAGVAREDAGEYSCHVDNQFGTDTVTHTLSVLAPPFPPQLSIASSSVSSLTLRLKPSDNADQSPAAGYTIHYKQEFGDWETVQIPSNTDTYTLENLFCGSRYQLYVTAYNSIGTGEASDVVIARTRGSKPPVPRAADFIEVGSSSVTLHLKQWLDGGCPMSHFVVENKKKGAAEWNQISNAVKPGGNFVVLDLEPATWYVLRITAHNNAGFNVAEYEFATLTMTGGTVAPLPGNAYEGKELPPWVKAWLEPEVLVPILATIVVFIVGVVVICLTLARRNTPHRLRGQKDVYYDAVYNASQAALGGGNGTLDKRGGLRDELGYIAPPNRKLPPVPGSNYNTCDRVKRQAVIMGAHSTWDPRRHHYERVRRPRLPMRRTGSGETISTGMEDEICPYATFHLLGFREEMDPSKALAFPHHHPAHAGTLAHPHPHHPAHSRAGSQSMPRANSRYARKNSQGGQSAIYSTAPEYDDPATCAEEDQYRARYSRPMYACGPEYDEPACCAPEDEQYTGAYGTPYSDHYGSRPSIGTRKCGGSPEPPPPPPRNANNDNNCSSSFNESKDSNEISEAECDQPRNYPVRAHTAKDGLHSEEMRKLIDRPEATTPIPQQAVHGRGLTAYDTVAV